DNA from Geobacillus vulcani PSS1:
ACCATTTTAATCGTGGATGATGAAGAAGAAATGCGTCTGTTGGTCAGCATGTATTTAGAAAACGCCGGCTTTCGCTGCTTGGAAGCGGAAGATGGGGAGGAGGCGCTGGCGCTGCTTTCCCAACATTCGGTCGATGCCGTCCTGTTGGACGTTATGATGCCAAAACAGGATGGCTTCGCCGTCTGCGCCCGCATTCGTGAGCAGTCGGACGTGCCGATTTTGTTTTTGACTGCGCTTGGCGAAGAATGGGATAAAGTGAAAGGGTTCAAGCTAGGCGGCGACGATTACATCGTCAAACCGTTCAGCCCAGGAGAGCTCATCGCCCGTCTCGAGGCGGTGCTGCGCCGGGTGCGGCGCGGGCGCGAGAACGACGGGCGGCTGCAGTTTGGCGACCTCGTTATTGACGAAAAAGGACGAACCGTGACCGTTGGCAGCGAACCGGTGAAATTGACGTTGAAAGAGTTTGAGCTGTTGCTGTTTTTGGCGAAACACCGTGGGCAAGCGTTCAGCCGCGATGACTTGCTCGTCCATGTGTGGGGGTATGATTACACCGGAAACGCCCGCACCGTTGACACTCATGTGAAAACATTGCGCATGAAGATGAAAGACGCCGGTCGCCACATTCAAACCGTCTGGGGCATCGGCTACAAATTTGAGGGATGAGAAATGAAACGGCTCCGCTTAGGGCAAAAAGTATGGCTGTCGATCGGCGCCGCGGTCGTGGCGACGTTGGCGTTTTCCTTTGGCCTTTTGAATTATTTTTACCGGACGGTGTACATGAAAGAAGTCGAACGAACGTTGATCGCGGAAGGGACGAGCCTCGCCCGTGACTATCGGGGCGGGGCGATCGCTCGGGAATACCGCCGGCAAATCGAATGGTATGACGAAAAATCGACGGCCACCATCCTATTGATCGACAACCCGCGCGAACTGAGCGCCTGCTTTCCGTTTCCGGTCCACTATGACGCGCTCGTGAGCGGCCGCGACCGGGAAACGCTGCTAGCCGGGAAGCCGGTTGTCAAAACCGGCTACGAAAAGCGGTTTGGCCGCCGCGTGATGGCGGTTGTTGTTCCACTTTTGGACGGCAAGCGGCTTGAAGGAGCGATTTACTTGTATTTGCCGTTAGCCGACGTCCAAGAAGCGACGAAACGGGCAGCCGCCGCGTTTTGGCCGTTGG
Protein-coding regions in this window:
- a CDS encoding response regulator transcription factor, translating into MSERTILIVDDEEEMRLLVSMYLENAGFRCLEAEDGEEALALLSQHSVDAVLLDVMMPKQDGFAVCARIREQSDVPILFLTALGEEWDKVKGFKLGGDDYIVKPFSPGELIARLEAVLRRVRRGRENDGRLQFGDLVIDEKGRTVTVGSEPVKLTLKEFELLLFLAKHRGQAFSRDDLLVHVWGYDYTGNARTVDTHVKTLRMKMKDAGRHIQTVWGIGYKFEG